Proteins encoded in a region of the Macrobrachium nipponense isolate FS-2020 chromosome 39, ASM1510439v2, whole genome shotgun sequence genome:
- the LOC135210107 gene encoding uncharacterized protein LOC135210107 isoform X1, with amino-acid sequence MYAGPNLNQKLSSAFLNIRFDEKILIFDLKKAFNMLALSEIDQSRLLFFWFRNVTTGDYTPVAYKNVRLSFGLRCSPFLSMASLYYMLILTSSNDSRIDELKKLIYALIYMDNGAVTMNNSDDLRWAYEQLAGIFKPFKFEIQQLVTNDIDLQSDIDRSEVLTLEVNKLFGLEWNRLSDDIFTRPISLDLEANTKRLILRSIATQFNIFGFNLPLFNQCRLYMHNLQCQKGLNWDQPLNSQQLKDWRNICRQCNSSPPLKVTRFVGRRDGEYHIIVFTDASCDIYWCVIYLLNVESGKLTFINAKNRLVNTQLKGKSIPSLEIHAINLGVEQSVGLYLDLAGPNCIKPIKVTKICLFSDSSCALQWLISSSLQLKKMNQCSTFVLNRIYSIQKLCETYPVHFGFINGKENPADMVTRCTSYKLLMKSCFLSGPDLSNIRAQTMQFTIPQAGYLSGNYMNLSNVPLVKRNYLVKISDFSDFRRLVLLYRRCIICIHKWKAKVRRQVDVQEDNNFFALALVHLILTDQQNHFADVLEHFSKGFSAAKDIPGIVSQFNLFVDNNGILRVKSKFKKEKKFPILLSRDSHLTKLIILDIHHKLAHSGCYAVLSELRRHYFIPRNFSVVKKILRQCVHCKRFNARPVNLNQNCYKEFREDPPAVPFGNIFVDYIGPFTVKLEKEKGKVWLLCFTCTWSRAIN; translated from the coding sequence ATGTATGCTGGGCCTAACTTAAATCAAAAGCTCTCCTCTGCATTTCTTAATATTAGGtttgatgaaaaaattttgatttttgatttgaagaaagcttttaatatgttGGCTTTAAGTGAAATTGATCAGTCTAggctattatttttttggtttcggAATGTCACCACAGGTGATTACACCCCAGTTGCTTATAAAAATGTCAGGCTTTCATTTGGACTTCGGTGTAGCCCATTTCTTTCGATGGCTTCATTGTATTATATGTTAATCTTGACTTCCAGTAATGATTCAAGAATCGATGAACTCAAGAAACTTATATATGctttaatatatatggataatggtGCTGTCACAATGAACAACTCTGATGACTTGAGATGGGCCTACGAGCAGTTAGCTGGCATATTCAAaccttttaaatttgaaattcagCAACTGGTGACTAATGACATTGATCTGCAGTCTGACATAGATCGGTCAGAAGTTCTTACCCTGGAAGTCAACAAATTGTTTGGGCTTGAATGGAATAGACTTTCGGATGATATTTTCACTAGGCCAATTTCCCTTGACCTAGAAGCTAATACCAAAAGATTAATTCTTAGGTCAATTGCCACTCAGTTCAATATATTTGGTTTCAACTTGCCTTTATTTAACCAATGTAGGCTTTATATGCATAACTTGCAATGTCAAAAGGGTTTGAACTGGGACCAGCCTCTTAATAGTCAACAGCTTAAAGACTGGAGGAATATCTGTAGACAGTGTAATTCATCGCCCCCTCTTAAAGTAACTCGTTTTGTGGGTCGAAGGGATGGTGAGTATCATATAATTGTTTTTACTGATGCCAGTTGTGACATATATTggtgtgtaatttatttattgaatgttgaGTCTGGCAAACTTACTTTTATTAATGCTAAAAATCGGTTGGTTAATACCCAATTGAAAGGTAAATCCATACCATCTTTAGAGATCCACGCCATTAATCTAGGAGTCGAACAATCTGTTGGTCTTTATTTGGATCTTGCTGGTCCCAATTGTATAAAACCTATAAAGGTGACAAAGATTTGTCTATTTTCAGATTCCTCTTGTGCCCTGCAGTGGTTAATAAGTTCTTCgcttcaacttaaaaaaatgaaCCAATGTTCTACTTTTGTATTGAACAGAATTTACAGTATACAAAAACTGTGTGAAACATATCCTGTTCATTTTGGGTTTATTAATGGCAAGGAGAATCCTGCTGACATGGTAACCAGGTGCACATCATATAAATTGTTAATGAAGTCTTGTTTCCTTTCAGGCCCGGACCTGAGTAATATTAGGGCGCAAACCATGCAGTTCACTATTCCTCAAGCGGGTTATCTTTCTGGAAATTACATGAATCTTTCTAATGTTCCTTTAGTTAAGAGAAATTACTTGGTGaagatttctgatttttctgaCTTCCGAAGACTTGTTTTGCTGTACCGTCGGTGcataatatgcatacacaaatGGAAAGCTAAAGTGAGAAGACAAGTTGATGTACAagaagataataatttttttgctttaGCTCTTGTACATTTGATTTTGACCGATCAACAAAATCACTTTGCTGATGTTTTGGAGCATTTTTCTAAAGGTTTTTCTGCAGCAAAGGATATACCAGGTATAGTTTCTCAGTTTAACTTGTTTGTTGATAACAATGGCATTTTGAGAGTGAAGAGCAAatttaagaaagagaaaaaatttcccaTTCTATTATCAAGAGACAGTCATTTAACGAAGTTAATTATATTGGATATTCATCACAAATTAGCTCATTCTGGATGCTATGCTGTTCTTTCTGAATTAAGAAGACATTATTTTATTCCTAGAAATTTTTCAGTGGTTAAAAAGATTCTGAGGCAATGTGTTCACTGCAAGAGATTTAATGCACGCCCTGTCAATTTAAATCAGAATTGTTACAAGGAATTCAGGGAAGACCCACCAGCTGTGCCTTTCGGCAATATTTTCGTAGATTATATAGGGCCTTTTACAGTTAAACTGGAGAAGGAAAAGGGTAAGGTATGGCTATTATGTTTTACTTGCACTTGGTCTCGtgcaattaattaa
- the LOC135210107 gene encoding uncharacterized protein LOC135210107 isoform X2 produces MAELVVLIGQRKIIRKKVTECANHSSQYLSLDNTAKVSEQGVLLEYRKRLSDLDSKIQTLKFSGEFRDEDLEAELSACQSYYDKISGIVPLLDVSVNAGSPPLSSTTDIARSLLRQPTAPLPKFQNRGTIIDRKLQEATDQILNMESQFYLNYDQKVYSDESNRLDDSLVDYTFRNLHTKGDGRIVVPLLWNGKVSHLLSRKVSLSKAVLQSN; encoded by the exons ATGGCTGAATTGGTAGTGCTAATTGGTCAGCGTAAGATTATTAGGAAGAAGGTTACAGAATGTGCCAACCATTCTTCACAGTACCTTTCATTAGATAACACGGCAAAAGTATCTGAGCAGGGTGTTCTCTTGGAGTACAGGAAGAGATTAAGTGACTTGGATTCTAAAATACAGACTCTAAAATTTTCAGGGGAATTTAGAGACGAGGATTTGGAGGCTGAGCTCTCTGCATGTCAGTCGTACTATGATAAAATTTCAGGTATTGTGCCTTTGTTGGATGTTAGTGTCAATGCTGGAAGCCCTCCACTTTCATCTACTACTGATATTGCTAGGAGCCTTTTGAGGCAACCCACTGCACCTCTACCAAAATTCCAAA ATAGAGGGACTATTATTGATAGGAAACTGCAAGAAGCAACTGATCAGATTTTGAATATGGAGAGCCAATTTTATTTGAACTATGATCAGAAAGTTTACAGTGATGAATCTAATCGGCTCGATGATTCTCTTGTGGACTACACTTTCAGAAATTTGCACACGAAAGGTGATGGACGCATAGTTGTTCCCCTGTTATGGAATGGGAAGGTATCGCACCTCCTTTCGAGAAAAGTCTCTCTTTCCAAGGCTGTTCTTCAATCAAATTGA